TTGGAGAGGTTTGACGCATCCGGTGCTGGTGAGTTTTGCTCATACCCATCTCACCCATACTGACAAAGAACGACAAAAATTGACAAAAAGCCGATGACTAATGTAACCATTTAGAAGATGGATCAATACCCTCCGTCGACTCGCTCCGGCCGCTTCATCCTCAGATTCGGCAGACATCATCTGATCCAGCCGGCTACAACTACACTCACAAGCTACTGCATTCACCTGAATGGGAGATCCAAAGGAACAAGACAGCTTTCGGAAAGTGGCAAGATCACTCCATCACGTGGTCTTACCTGGACGACATTGCACCTGATTCCGAAGGTGGCCAAGCTCTCGTGGCAAAGGGCAGAGGTCGTGAGACAGGCGATGGAAAGTTTGTGAGAGGACTGCAGGTGGGCGACGTCGTGACGGTCTGGGGCAGGGCGAGATTTGGCGGGTGGGCGAACAGGATCGAGTCTGTGCGGATTGACGTATACTGGGCAGTGTAGATGGGCTTTCTGGGCTTTCTTCTGGGCTTTCTTGTTTTACTTTGTTTGGTCCAAGGCGTCTGGGAGTCTGGAAGCTTGTTAAAGAGTCGATGATTTCacagcaggaagaagagagaaaaaaaaaaagagaaaacataTGAAGATTACAGTACTCCCCTGAGATAACAGTAATAATAGTGCATGTGCATGTCTTCATATTGGGCTGAGACCTTGAGCGTTAAATTGAAATTGAAGCCTCAGTGGCGTTGACGTCACGCGAACTGCCGGGTTGAGAATCCACAGCCTCATTCATAGTATCAGGCAGACGGCTCAAGTAATCAAATACACCAGCACCCCCCCAAAATCTATCACGGCATGTTTCTACGGCCGAGGCGCAAACTCCCCTCAAACATCTCTGCTCGCGTGCATCTTCGCACCATGTTGACTTACCGCGGCATTTCCGTTTCCATGCCGGACACGCTCCCCGATCCAGAATCTCACCTCAAGTCCTTCAAGCCTTTCAATGTAAGCCAAAACCAGCCATAGGATATAGCAAGAATATGGAAGTGGAAGCACCTTCAAACAGTTACTAAAATATCCACTTTATAGACTTGGATTGATACTCTGACCCAGTCTCTTGCGCTGCAAAGCCATGCCTCTCACCCATTTCACTCCGACCCCTATGTTCTTCGCAATGTCACGGTTCAGTCTTGCGACTTCTGGGGACCCAACCGGATTGGCTTTATGAAGCTCACCGCGCACGTCTCCAATTCTGCCGGAGAGACGCTGCCCTCGGGATGCCTCTTGCGCGGCCCCAGCGTGGCCATGCTGGTGATGCTCATCCCGGACGACGTGCCGTCGGATTCGGAGGAGCGCTACGTCGTCCTGACGGTCCAGCCGCGCACCCCCGCCGGGAGCCTGACGTTTGTGGAGCTGCCGGCGGGAATGGTGGACGGGGCTGGTAACTTCAAGGGCGTGGCagccaaggagattgaggaggagctgggcaTTACGATTCACGAGGACGAGTTGACATGCCTTAGCCAACTGGCAGAGGCGTCTAGAGAACAGCGGAATACGGATACGGACACCATGGGCGAAAAGGAAAATCTAGCTGCTGCCGTGTTCCCGAGTGCGGGTGGCTGCGACGAGCATATCACCATCTACAGCGCTGAGCGACGCATTCCGAGAAGCCAGCTGAGCGAGTGGGAGGGGCGTCTCACAGGAGAACGAGACTCTGGAGAGAAAATCACGCTCAAGGTGGTGCCCATGAAGGATTTGTGGAAAGAGGGCGCTCGGGATGCCAAGGCCCTCGCCGCACTGGCGCTTTGGCAGGGTCTAcgccaagagaagaagctgtagctgaagaagaagccctgatagatgctgaagatgctAATGATGctaatgctgatgctgctgctgctgctcctccccTCCAGTTTCCCCTCTTCACAAGATTAAAATAGAATTGGCTGCTCCAATGGTAGATTTTCATGgcccatcttcatcgtcataaCGTTATAGCTTGAGCCTCTGTGCCAGCAGGATACCCTCGGCGAATGTGCCTACTCGCGCGTCGATCGCATAGCCCTCCgcctccagcttcttgcaTTCCTCCCACAAGCTCGCCAACGGCACGGTGAAGACCTCGATGAACTCGTTTTCTTCCAGCTCCGGCTTCAAATCCTGATTCTCGGGCAGCGACATATCGATCGTGACGTGCACCATGCGCAGATTCGTGTTGCAAAACCCAGGGTCGTTATACATGATGGGTGTTGTCTCAGATACCACGCCCACGTAGCCCGTCTCCTCCTTCAGCTCG
The Trichoderma asperellum chromosome 7, complete sequence DNA segment above includes these coding regions:
- a CDS encoding uncharacterized protein (EggNog:ENOG41); protein product: MFLRPRRKLPSNISARVHLRTMLTYRGISVSMPDTLPDPESHLKSFKPFNTWIDTLTQSLALQSHASHPFHSDPYVLRNVTVQSCDFWGPNRIGFMKLTAHVSNSAGETLPSGCLLRGPSVAMLVMLIPDDVPSDSEERYVVLTVQPRTPAGSLTFVELPAGMVDGAGNFKGVAAKEIEEELGITIHEDELTCLSQLAEASREQRNTDTDTMGEKENLAAAVFPSAGGCDEHITIYSAERRIPRSQLSEWEGRLTGERDSGEKITLKVVPMKDLWKEGARDAKALAALALWQGLRQEKKL